One genomic window of Hydra vulgaris chromosome 03, alternate assembly HydraT2T_AEP includes the following:
- the LOC100211643 gene encoding uncharacterized protein LOC100211643 isoform X3 translates to MFTIYHLISKITVLCLYLTFEVSTTIKIFCFDIENFVHSFSLRTKLVKRRWQRKKSLIMSTPSRTILMAVDDTETTLHAFEWYIENFHRSEDVLVLTHVHRMPELPTMGLMAGTIAMSESYEIVIRASIEKSKQLLASYENRCKDHQVHSRIILADDHHSPGHVICKLAKSNEADVIITGQRGLGKLGRVFLGSTSDYVLHHAHIPVIVVPPKNTDH, encoded by the exons atgtttactatttaccatttaatttcaaaaatcacTGTCCTTTGTTTATACTTAACTTTTGAAGTGTCAACaactataaaaatcttttgttttgaCATCGAAAATTTTGTTCATTCTTTTTCCCTACGGACGAAGTTAGTAAAGCGGCGttggcaaagaaaaaaaag ctTAATCATGTCTACCCCAAGTCGAACAATACTTATGGCTGTTGATGACACTGAAACAACTTTGCATGCTTTTGAATGgtatattgaaaattttcatAGAAGTGAAGATGTTTTAGTGTTGACGCATGTTCACAGAATGCCTGAGCTGCCTACAATGGGGTTGATGGCTGGGACTATTGCAATGTCAGAGAGTTACGAAATAGTTATAAGAGCaagtatagaaaaaagtaaacaactgCTTGCTAGCTATGAAAATCGCTGTAAAGACCATCAGGTTCATTCAAGAATTATACTTGCAGATGATCACCATTCTCCAGGACATGTGATTTGTAAATTAGCGAAGAGTAACGAAGCTGATGTCATAATAACTGGACAGAGAGGACTTGGTAAACTAGGTCGTGTTTTTTTAGGTAGCACAAGTGATTATGTTCTTCACCATGCTCATATCCCTGTAATTGTTGTGCCACCGAAAAATACCGATCATTAG
- the LOC100211643 gene encoding uncharacterized protein LOC100211643 isoform X4, giving the protein MNINSLIMSTPSRTILMAVDDTETTLHAFEWYIENFHRSEDVLVLTHVHRMPELPTMGLMAGTIAMSESYEIVIRASIEKSKQLLASYENRCKDHQVHSRIILADDHHSPGHVICKLAKSNEADVIITGQRGLGKLGRVFLGSTSDYVLHHAHIPVIVVPPKNTDH; this is encoded by the exons atgaatataaatag ctTAATCATGTCTACCCCAAGTCGAACAATACTTATGGCTGTTGATGACACTGAAACAACTTTGCATGCTTTTGAATGgtatattgaaaattttcatAGAAGTGAAGATGTTTTAGTGTTGACGCATGTTCACAGAATGCCTGAGCTGCCTACAATGGGGTTGATGGCTGGGACTATTGCAATGTCAGAGAGTTACGAAATAGTTATAAGAGCaagtatagaaaaaagtaaacaactgCTTGCTAGCTATGAAAATCGCTGTAAAGACCATCAGGTTCATTCAAGAATTATACTTGCAGATGATCACCATTCTCCAGGACATGTGATTTGTAAATTAGCGAAGAGTAACGAAGCTGATGTCATAATAACTGGACAGAGAGGACTTGGTAAACTAGGTCGTGTTTTTTTAGGTAGCACAAGTGATTATGTTCTTCACCATGCTCATATCCCTGTAATTGTTGTGCCACCGAAAAATACCGATCATTAG